Within the Onychostoma macrolepis isolate SWU-2019 chromosome 14, ASM1243209v1, whole genome shotgun sequence genome, the region ATGTACCTGAAACACACACGCAAGCAAGCACGCatgcacgcaaacacacacacacgcacacacatttgtttttgtgaaaagtggggacatcccataggcgtaatggtttttatactgtacttactgtatgtgctattgtcctacaccaaccctacacctaaacctaccccttacaggagactgtgcatttcaactttccccaaaaaaacctcactctgtgtgatttataagcgttttgaaaagtggggacatgggtcaatgtcctgagatgtcaccttcaccttgcaatacctgtcataccctcgtcattatacacatctatgtcctgacttttcacaaacacacacacacacacacacacacacacaatatcttatattttacataaacagAACATCAATACTCATATGCAATGAAGTGggtctattctttttctatcctttttattaaatgaacaaaactaGCCACAGCACAGAACTACATCTGACATCAACACAAACAGCACGAGAAGAGGAGATAATGtacacctgaaaaaaaaaaaaaaaaaaaaagtgactgcTGCATTTGCAGGAGCATTGTCCTTTCTGTCACCTCCTTTACAGCTTTCTCCTGCTCATTTAGGCACTGATGTTTTcctgcaaaaataattttggtCATATAAACTGTTTTAAGTATTTCATGATGGGTGTACATCATCTTGGTAAACAATTTCAGTCTAAACCTATTTCTAACCACAGTGTTACTACAGGTTTTGGCTGTATTTCATAGGTAGACAATTACATAAAGgtaaaacagaattttaaatCATCATACAATCAAGCCAACACTTTACAAAAACTGTAGGTCTGCACAGGAAAAAGTAACTCCACAAGTTTGAATAACTATACCAGTGATGAGATCTCTGTAAGGTCTatgaaacttttgcattttattaaGGTCAAGGTCAAACATTTGCTAATACTTTCACTATGTACTCAAgataacctaaaaataaaatttatttatacaatttcTGTGAAGCCAACATGTCATGCAAGTTGTGTATATTTTCTCTTgcttctgaaaaatgtattatttaggCAAATCACTTTAATAAATTTTGCTGTAATAATCACTCAACTGAAAATAACAGTTCAGTAATCTTCATGCCATATTGATGTCCAACAATACACACTTTTATGTTTTTGGTCCTGACTTTATAGTTTCTGTTCATGTTTAtctgtgtatactgtatgtgtggcTGGTGCAATCTTTCATGTAGGCTATAATACAGTTCTACACATAAATTCTTggaaaaatatatgcatttttgtCACAAAGATGTAAAAAAAGGGTGGAAATGTATTTAAGTCTTCAGCACCACTGATGGTTctgttaaatacaaataaatactaaataacaTCATTTAATGTCCTCACATGGATTGTTTGAGGCAACATTTACAgtataagaaaagaaaaataaagaatactGCTTGTTACTCTCTGTGTAAAATCAACATTGTGCGCCATAGATACACAAAAGACACCAGCAAACGTCCTTattctttcttcttttgtaGTTGgttggtttgttttcttttttgtatttgtCCAAGTTTGGTAGTAATCTTTGTACCTCACTCTGTCAAATTTGAGATTTGTTtacatcaatttaatgcattccaTATTGTACATTTGTTCAAACAAACATTTGTAGATCACTACATAGTTTTTCCTGAATTCTATCATTTAGTCATATGATGAGGAATGGAGCTCccctccccccccccccatattCTGAAGACGTATGATTCTTGTGAAATATTGAATACATCAAGGCTTtccaatcctgttcctggaaGGCCACCTTGCAGCAGAATTCAGCAATAgtcctaattaaacacacctgaaccaccTAATCAAGATCTTCAGGATCACTGGAAACTTGcagacaggtgtgttggagCTAAATGCTGCAGGACACAATTGGACATCCCTGGAATCATCATTCATAATCTACTAATAagcatatattttataaataaaaatacacataccCAGTAGATGCACTAAGAAGTATCACAACATATAAAATACTTAATTCAAAcagaaatcagaaaaaaaaaggaatggaACACTGACCTTACTGAACTTTCTTAGAGCATAACAAGACGGGAACAATCAGTTTAATTGTTTCAGACAACAAAAGTACCTTACTATGTAATAAAGCATTGGCTGCATGCTGATTATTTCTCTTGCActttttgtcatgccaataaagcattaaattattgaaaatagtGTTTCTATCAAAATCATTTACTTTTtctaatgttttgtttgtttgttacaacAGGACTTTTCAGTTACTAAGACAAGAACAGGCCAAGCCAAGTTTTTCCtcctaatttatttttgtagtcaCTATATACTGCAGTCTTTTACCGTCTTCCTGTTTTAAAGCCAATTATCTTGTCATTGTCTTTTTCAATGAAATGCATGTGACACATTTGTTTTAACCTTCATATTCAATGGTTTGTATGCGTAATTCTCACTTCCAGATCTTAATTGACACACACTGTTGTCCAACACTTAGGTacttaactgttttttttattttattttattttttcagttaagTGTTGGGACACATGCTTAAGGGTAGATTGTTTGTGGTGGATATTTTAGGTTGCAAGATTCAGAGATTTCCCTGTACATTTTCCCATCAACGTAATGTAATTAGACCTAAACTAATCCAGACtgcatgtgtatgtgtagtGGATAGGGGTGGTATATCAGTGGGGACTGaccatttgaaatgtaatagtTACTGAAGTTGTGGTCTGTCATATATGGTGCAGGCTGGTAGTAGCAGGTAACGTTATTGGCATTGGGAATGATGTTCTGCTCACCCAGGACTTTAAGCGCTAGAATGGTAATCATATTGAGAGTCTGACGGCGTTCATGCCCCATCAAGCACACAGTGCTCTCATTGACCACTCTCCGAAGGGTCATCAAGTAATCGTATTTACTTTTCTCCTCTCCAATAAAGTGGTTGCGCAGGTATGACTCAATTTTGCGCTGCTGCTCATTCACATCAGGGAAGTCAATAAAAAAACGTGAACACATGTAGCGCTCAAGAGTCTTAATTTCTGTTTCACAGGCAGGTTTGAAGTCCCGGACAAGCAGATTACTGTACTTGAGCAGGCCTCCACCCCTGATCTCTTCAGGGTTGCGTGTCGCTATTAGCCGGTAACGTAGGTGGTCCATAGCCTGCTCAAAGTCACCATACATGCTCTCAGCCAACACTGTAATGCAAGGCAGCTCTTTTGAAGGGCGTATGGGCTCGTTAATGTCTGAAGATAATGGGTCTGATATCTTGGAAACCACCTCCTCACGTACTGATGACATAGATGTTTCTAATGTATGTGACATCGATGCTTTAGAGGGTGTCAAACCCTGTGAAAGTGGTTCAGATGGTTCTGCGACTTCACAGAATACTTCAGAGGGGTCTATGACATCCAGAGACATAACGGATGGTTCTAAAAGAGGTTCTGAGATTCTTGGAGATTCTAGAGTTGCTGTTGAGGATATGGAAGGTTCTAGTGGCTTTGAAAAATGTGGTGCTGAAACTGTGAGGCTTTGAACTTGTGGTAAGGAGACAAGTGATAATAGTTCTGGAGGTTCTTTAGTCTGTGGACTTTGCACAAGAATTTCCTGAGTCTGCAGAGTGGACACGGGGTAGTTGTGAACTTGAGGTGATATAACATGTTCAGAGCCTGAAGAATTAGTCCCTACTGCTTGTGAGTCAATAGTAAGGTCTGCAGACAGTGGTTTTAACATTTGAGAGGCACAATTTGTTGCCATATTGACTGATTCTGAGGGTTCAGTAAGATATTTTGGTGATGTGGCATCATCAACTTGAGCACAAGGCTCAATATCTTTATTTTTGGGAGAGGCTGAGTTGAGGTCATAACTGTCATTTGCCTGAAGTAAAGGCTCAGAATTCACATTAATAAGAGGTACAATTGCCTGACACTCTGCTGTCTGAACACTTTCATTAAAAGGCTGGTTTATCCTGTTTTGATCTTTGGGGAGATAACTGGGAGTGGACTTAGGAATTAGAATAGTGACGTGAGTTGCTTCACCAGTTTCTGGTTCTGAAGTTTGCACTCGACTTTGAAGGCCTTCCTCTGGTGATAGATTCATGTACAATGTCTTTTCTGAATGCATACCATTCTCTGGAGCAGCAACAGTAAAAGCTCCAGTACAATTGACTAGTTCTTTAGACTCTTTAGAGTCATTTTCTGAGGCACTGGATAATTCAAAGCTTTTTGTGGTAAGACCTGACATTTTAACCTGCATAGGTAATGATTCTGTTGGGTAAGCTTTAGGTGGATGCAAAACCTGACAAGTATTAACATCAGAATTACTTGACACTGATTTTTCTGGTGAACTCGGTGGAAGAGTTATCTTTTTGGACATTTTCCGAGGAGGTTTGGGTGAGGAATGCTTGAGAACAACCATTTGTGAATTTTGGCTGTTTTTCTTGGCAGGGGGTGGTAAAGGATACTCCGCATATGATTCTAGTGCTGATTGTGTAAGAAATGTAATGGGAGCAGGTTGGAATGTGCATCGCTCACCAAAGGTCCCTGTTGTTGAAAGACAAGAAAAGTCTGTATGCACCATTTCAAGCCATGGTTGGGATTTAACTGGCTCTATGTCTAACATGTATTCTGTTTTGTCAGAATCTGATTCATTAACATATGTTTTAACGTTGGGATTTGTTTCCTTAACAGACATAGTTTTTACCCCAACTTGTTCATTTCCCTCCCCTGAGTCTATACCTGTTTCATTTGTATTTACTTCGAGCAGTGTCTCAGTTTGCAAAGACACATTTTCATGAAGTTCATTATTTTCCTCCACATGCACCATAACAGAGTGCTCTGATGCTTGCGCCATAGATACAGGCGTAGTTGTAGTTTGAACCATCTCTGTTTCAACATCTTTGTCTGTTTCAAGTGATGGTTCTTGTTTTGAATATTTAGACTGCTCTTTCTGACTCGTTGTACAATAACACTGAGAGTCACAAAAAGTCTGAATGTCATCAGTTTTGCAGGACATGTCAATGTCACTTTCTTGGTGATGCCCTGTGTCACAAGAGCTGAGGAGTGGTTCATCCATTAGGGCTGTCTGAATTTCTTGACTTTGAGCTAAAGAAGAGTCTTGGCCCTCTTGCCCTTCCTCAATCTTCCTCCTTTCAGCATCCAAATAAGATTGTAGCATACTGTCCAGGATGATCTGAAAGGAATCCACACTGAATTCAAACTGGCGTCGTAGAGAGTTGACAAACTTGAGCTCCACGttcttaccactgttgtttgaaaGGGAGATAAGGCTCCAACGGTCATGCTCAGTGAACACCTTGACCATTTTTTGTACATATGCCTCTTTCATGGTGAGAGCTGTAATCTTATCTTTGTTGACACCTTTAGGTAGAAAGTCCAGCAGACAGCCCAAAACCACCTCCTTGATAATCTGGAAGTCCTCCGGTTTGGGAAGCTCCACACCAAAGATGATATCTAAGTCTTTGTAGCTGGTGCCATTCTCTTTGACCAGCACATGACTGGCTGTAGAGCCATTGAGACGGACATCTCTCACCTTGATCTTCTTCAAAATCAGTCTGTCTCTGACAACATGGATTATGTCTTTAGGCTTGATTTCAAGGGTGGGAAAATTACCCCTACCATGAATAGGAATGACCTCTGTAAGAACTTGGTCCAAAGTCTCAACCTGTTCTTGTGTCAGTTTGTGAAATCGGCGATCATCTTCCATCTCTATTATGTTCACAAGATCTGGGAGGAATACAGAGAGAAAATTGATTATAGATGTGCACCATATATAACATTCTAGTTATGTTTAATAAAGTGCaatatacactctaaaaaaaagctgggttaaatacaacccagtgctgggtaaaatatggacaaacccagcaactgggttgttttgacccagcggttgggttaaatgtttaaccctgTCTTCTTAGTAGTAACCCAACcactgggtcaaaacaacccaatagctgggtttgtccatattttacccagcgctgggttgtatttaacccagcttTTTTTAGTGTAGAAGCAACATTTGCTTGTCTTTTTATGTAATGACCTTTAtgctaaattaaatgtattcagGTACAAAACATATAATTGGTATACATCTAGTGTATAatattgtaatgtaaaaaaaaaaaaaagaaaaaaaaggggaaTGTCTGGGGAATGTTGAGCCACTGGTTCATATACAGATGCatctcagtaaattagaatgtcgtggaaaagttaatttatttcagtaattcaactcaaattgtgaaactcgtgtattaaataaattcaatgcacacagactgaagtagtttaagtctttggttcttttaattgtgatgattttggctcacatttaacaaaaacccaccaattcactatctcaacaaattagaatatggtgacatgccaatcagctaatcaactcaaaacacctgcaaaggtttcctgagccttcaaaatggtctctcagtttggttcactaggctacacaatcatggggaagactgctgatctgacagttgtccagaagacaatcattaacacccttcacaaggagggtaagccaccaGAGGCGTAGCAATAGGGCAGGCAAGGCAGGCAATTGCCTGGGGCCCCGCATTTTGAGGGAGCCCCCAACAGCTGACCATTTGAACAATCGGAAatgtcattattaataatatacatgTAACATGGAGCAATATATCTGCATCCCCCTAGGGGCTCCTCTCGTTACGCTGGATGTGCTTGCTTCCTCGTGATGCGCCGGCCGCTTTTCAAACTGGCACAGCACTTACTCATGCATTTACTaggctattttaaaaatgaaaaggacTTATCCATCTGGCTGCCAAAAGCGGGAAAAAAGCAAGAAGAGGAGGAAAAGAGGAAACATGACAGCGGTTTTTGTTGTTAATTCCATCTTATTTTCGTTTAATTATTTGCTAGATTAATTACTAGTCAAATTACTAGTAGGGTTACTGGGAAACAGGTTAGCTAGGGTTGCACTTAGCAGCAGCATGTATTATATAGCATTTAGCAGGTATTAATATAGGCTGCAATAGAATATGGTACCGGGAAAGATGCGCACATCAACACTTGGCAAGTTTCGGTACTGTGCCTTGCTGCCAGTGGGGAGCTcatgaatcaaaataaataaatatcattatatttacttagttgacattatttatttagctcttCTACAGTAAATTAGTTGAGTTAACATAATTAGTTGTCAACTAACAATGAACTAATAGttcaaataaactaaattaaattaaaaagattaaattaaaatgctaatcaTATACTTCTGCATGCAGGAGCATTACTTAAGTTCCTGattaaaattttgttaaagaataagcactttgttttaaaaaataaactatttatgttatattaagTGTTTTGACTACTTTttgtatgttgtataaatatatatctagGTAACAAAGgtatattaacaaaataatcttttagAAGGGCCTCATCTGTTAATTTTGCCTGGGGCCCCCACTTCATCTTGGTTCGCCTctgtaagccacaaacattcaatgccaaagaagctggctgttagacagagtgctgtatccaagcatgttaacagaaagttgagtggaaggaaaaagtgtggaagaagaagatgcacaaccaaccgagagaaccgcagccttatgaggactgtcaagcaaaatcgattcaagaatttgggtgaacttcacaaggaatggactgaggctggggtcaaggcatcaagagccaccacacacagacgtgtcgaggaatttggctacagttgtcatattcctcttgttaagccactcctgaaccacagacaacgtcagaggcgtcttacctgggctaaggagaagaagaactggactgttgcccagtggtccaaagtcctcttttcagatgagagcaagttttgtatttcatttagaaaccaaggtcctagagtctggaggaagggtggagaagctcatagcccaagttgcttgaagtccagtcttaagtttccacagtctgtgatgatttggggtgcaatgtcatctgctggtgttgatccattgtgtttttttgaaaaccaaagtcactgcac harbors:
- the LOC131552966 gene encoding uncharacterized protein LOC131552966, yielding MEDDRRFHKLTQEQVETLDQVLTEVIPIHGRGNFPTLEIKPKDIIHVVRDRLILKKIKVRDVRLNGSTASHVLVKENGTSYKDLDIIFGVELPKPEDFQIIKEVVLGCLLDFLPKGVNKDKITALTMKEAYVQKMVKVFTEHDRWSLISLSNNSGKNVELKFVNSLRRQFEFSVDSFQIILDSMLQSYLDAERRKIEEGQEGQDSSLAQSQEIQTALMDEPLLSSCDTGHHQESDIDMSCKTDDIQTFCDSQCYCTTSQKEQSKYSKQEPSLETDKDVETEMVQTTTTPVSMAQASEHSVMVHVEENNELHENVSLQTETLLEVNTNETGIDSGEGNEQVGVKTMSVKETNPNVKTYVNESDSDKTEYMLDIEPVKSQPWLEMVHTDFSCLSTTGTFGERCTFQPAPITFLTQSALESYAEYPLPPPAKKNSQNSQMVVLKHSSPKPPRKMSKKITLPPSSPEKSVSSNSDVNTCQVLHPPKAYPTESLPMQVKMSGLTTKSFELSSASENDSKESKELVNCTGAFTVAAPENGMHSEKTLYMNLSPEEGLQSRVQTSEPETGEATHVTILIPKSTPSYLPKDQNRINQPFNESVQTAECQAIVPLINVNSEPLLQANDSYDLNSASPKNKDIEPCAQVDDATSPKYLTEPSESVNMATNCASQMLKPLSADLTIDSQAVGTNSSGSEHVISPQVHNYPVSTLQTQEILVQSPQTKEPPELLSLVSLPQVQSLTVSAPHFSKPLEPSISSTATLESPRISEPLLEPSVMSLDVIDPSEVFCEVAEPSEPLSQGLTPSKASMSHTLETSMSSVREEVVSKISDPLSSDINEPIRPSKELPCITVLAESMYGDFEQAMDHLRYRLIATRNPEEIRGGGLLKYSNLLVRDFKPACETEIKTLERYMCSRFFIDFPDVNEQQRKIESYLRNHFIGEEKSKYDYLMTLRRVVNESTVCLMGHERRQTLNMITILALKVLGEQNIIPNANNVTCYYQPAPYMTDHNFSNYYISNGQSPLIYHPYPLHIHMQSGLV